The Streptomyces sp. M92 nucleotide sequence CTCAACACCGTGCCGACGTGGACGCGGCCCCGGCCGGGCGACACGGTGCGCGAGTACCTCACGGCCGTGCAGACGGCTCGCACCGAGGCGATGGAGCACGAGTACCTCGGGCTCGGGGAGATCCAGCGGGCCAGTGGACACGACACCCTCTTCGACAACCTGTTCGTGCTGCAGAACTTCCTCGACCTGGACGCCCTCGCCGAGCTGAACGCCGAGCACGGCATCACCTCGGTACGCGCCGACGATTCCACGCACTACCCGTTCACCTGGGTCGTCACCCCCGGCGACCGGCTCACCGTCAAACTGGAGTACCGCGACCAGGACACCGACCGAGCCCGCCGCCTGCTCGACGACTACCTGCGTGTACTCGACGACCTGACACGGTCGGCCGGACCCGTCGGCGCACTGCCGGGGGCGGGGCCCGAGCCGGCTCCCGCCCGCCGCACGGACGTCGGCACGGACACCGTCGTCGACCGCTTCGACCTGGCCGCGGACCGCGACCCGGAACGGGTGGCGCTGGTCGCCCACGGTGCGGCCATGTCCTTCGCCGAGCTGCGGGACCGCAGCCGCGCGGTGGCCGGTGTGCTCGCCCGGCGCGGCATCGGTCCCGAGACGACGGTGGGCATCGCGGTCCCGCGCTCCCTCGACTCGATCGTGGCGCTCTTCGCCGTGCTGCGCGTCGGCGCCGCGTACGTGCCCCTGGAACTGGACCACCCCGACGAGCGGATCGCCGCGATCGTCGCCGACGCCCGCCCGGAGGTGATCCTCACGGTCAGCGCCGTGTCGCCCCGCCTGACCGGCGACCTGATCGAACTGGACCGCCCGCTGCCCGAGGCCGAACCGTTCGCGACGTTCGACCCCGACGACCCCGGCCGGCTGCGGCACCCCGCGTACACGATCTACACCTCCGGTTCGACCGGAAAGCCCAAGGGCGTGGTGACCGAGTACGCCGGACTCACCAACATGCTGGTCAACCACCAGCGGCGGATCTTCGGACCGGTGCTGGCCGAGCACGGGCACCGGGTCTTCCGGATCGCGCACACGGTGTCGTTCGCGTTCGACATGTCGTGGGAGGAGCTGCTGTGGCTCGCCGACGGCCACGAGGTGCACATCTGCGACGAGGAACTGCGCCGCGACGCGCCCCGGCTGGTCGCCTACTGCCTGGAGCACGGCATCGACGTCGTCAACGTGACCCCGACCTACGCGCAGCAACTGGCCGCCGAGGGCCTTCTCGACGACCCGGCGCGCAGGCCCGCGCTGGTGCTGCTCGGCGGCGAGGCCGTCACCCCGGCCCTGTGGCAGCGGCTCGCGGACACGGAGGGGACGGCCGGCTACAACCTGTACGGGCCCACCGAGTACACCATCAACACCCTCGGCGTCGGCACCTTCGAGTGCCCCGACCCGGTGGTCGGGGTGCCGATCGACAACACCGACGTGTACGTCCTGGACCCGTGGCTGCGACCGCTGCCGGACGGCGTGCCCGGCGAGCTGTACGTCTCCGGCATCGGCATCGCGCGCGGCTACCTCGGGCAGCCCGCGCATACCGCGCACCGCTTCGTCGCCTGCCCCTTCGGCGCGCCCGGCGAGCGCATGTACCGCACCGGGGACCTCGTGGCGCGGCGGCCCGACGGCAACCTGACGTACCTGGGCCGCACCGACCAGCAGGTCAAGATCCGGGGCCACCGGGTCGAACTCGGCGAGGTCGAGGCCGTGTTCGCGGCGCACCCGGCAGTGCGGTTCGTCGCCGCGGTCGCCCAGCCCGACCCGCGGGTCGACGGCGCCTACCGGCTGGCCGCCTACCTCGTGCTGGACGGCGCCGACCTGGCGGAGGTCGCCGCGGAAGTGGGCGCCGGGCTGCCGGACTTCCTGCGCCCGACGCACTACGCGCAGGTCGACGCCATCCCGCTGACCGTGAACGGGAAGGCCGACACCAAGGCGCTGCCCGAGGCCAAACCGCTGGGCGCGCTGACGACGGCGGGGGAGCGCGGTCCGGTGACGGAGACCGAGACCGCGGTGTGCGCGTTCTTCGCCGAGGCACTGGACCTGGACGACGACGAGGTGAGCGCGGTGAGCGACTTCGTGTCCCTCGGCGGACACTCCATGCTGGCGGTGCGGCTGACGGGGCTGCTCCGCCGGGAGTACGGTCCGGTGATCACCATCCGCGACCTGTTGACCCTGCGAACCCCCGAAGCGATCGCCCGCCACCTCGACGACCACTGACACGAGATGACCACTGCTGACACGAAGCGGCCCCGACCGGGGTCCGACATCCTGCGGACCGCCCTGCGCCGCAATGTGGGCGCCATGGCCGGGGGCACGTTCCTCATGGGCCTGTACCAGGCCGGTGAGACCGCCTTCCCCATCGCCCTCGGCCTCATCGTCGAACACACGATGCGCGACCGGAGCCCCGGCTCCCTCGGTGTGTCGATCGCCGCCCTCGCGGTGATCATCACGACGGTGTCGCTGTCGTGGCGGTTCGGCATGCGCGTCCTGCAGAAGGCCAACACCACCGAGGCCCACCGCTGGCGCGTACGGGTGGCGGAGTGCGGACTCCAGCCGGTGGCCAGGGACGTCGACCTCAAGTCCGGCGAGGTGCTGACCATCGCCACCGAGGACGCCGACCAGACCGCCGACATCATCGAGGTGGTGCCGCTGCTGATCAGCTCGCTGGTGGCGGTGCTGATCGCGGCCGTCGCCCTCGGGCTCGCCGACCTGCGGCTCGGGGTGCTCGTGATCGCGGGAACAGTCGCCATCCTGACGGTCCTGAGCGTGATGTCCGGACGGATCGGCTCCAGTACCCAGGAGCAGCAGGCCCGGGTGGCGCGGGCTGGCGCCAAGGTCGCCGATCTGATCACCGGCCTGCGTCCGCTGCACGGCTTCGGCGGCAACCACGCGGCGTTCCGGTCCTACCGGAGGGTCAGCACGGAGGCGAAGCGGCAGGCCGTCACCGTCGCGAAGGTGAACGGCGTGTACGCGGGCACCGCGCTGGCCCTCAACGCGGTCCTCGCCGCCGCCGTGACGCTCACGGCCGGCTGGCTGGCGTTCGAGGGCCGGATCAACATCGGTGAACTCGTCATGGCGGTGGGGCTCGCGCAGTTCATCATGGAGCCGCTCAAACTCTTCTCCGAGATGCCGAAGTACGTGATGGTCGCCCGCGCCTCCGCCGAACGGATGGCGCTGGTGCTGAACGCGCCGCCGGTGACGACCCCGGGGACCGAACGGCCGGCCGCCGGCGGCGGGCTGGAGGTCGACTGCGTGCGCCACGGCGCCCTGCGCGAGCTGAAGTTCCACGTAGCGGCCGGGGAGTTCGTGGCGATCGCCGCCTACCAGCCGCGCGCCGCCGCCGACCTCGCGGCGGTGCTCGCCCTGCGGGTGCCGCCCGACGCCTACGAGGGGGCGGTGCGCGTCTCGGGCCGGGACCTCGCGGACCTGTCGGTGGAGGCACTCCGCGCGCAGCTCCTCGTCAATCCGTACGACGGGGAGATCTTCGCCGGCACCCTGCGCACCAACATCGACCCCTCGGGCACCAGCCGTACGGTCCCCGAGGCCGTCGAGGCGTCCATGCTGACCGACGTGGTCGCCCTGCACCGCGACGGCCTCGACCACCCCGTCCGCGACCGGGGCGCGAACCTGTCCGGCGGACAGCGCCAGCGTCTCTCCCTGGCCCGCGCCCTCGCCGCCGACGCCGACGTCCTCGTGCTGCGCGACCCGACGACGGCCGTCGACGCCGTGACCGAGCAGCTCATCGCGCGCAATGTGGCCGGGCTGCGCCGGGGCCGCACCACCGTCGTGATCACCAGCAGTCCCGCACTGCTGGACGTGGCCGACCGGGTCCTCGTCCTGGACGACGGCGTGATCACCGCCGAGGACACGCACCGCAACCTCCTGGCCACCGACGAGGGCTACTGCCTGGCGGTGGCCCGGTGACCTCCGGGAGCGGTGACGCGCGCCACCTGTTTGCTTCCGTTTCGCGTGTTTGCGACAGCGTGACTGGGAAAGGGGCTCTGTGATCACCGGTGGTGACAATCCGGTGCACACTGTCCGGAAATATGAGAAACAGGAGGTTTCGATGTCCTCGAAGCGACGTCGCAAGAAGAAGGCCCGCCGCAAGAACGGCGCCAACCACGGCAGCCGTCCGCAGAGCTGAGGGCGGTACGAAGCACCGGGTGGGTGGCCGACGCCACCCACCCCGGACGCCGCGGCGCCCGCAACGGGGCCGCGGGGTCACCGCTACGACCGGCGGTAGGACCCGGAGAGAGCCCAGGCGACGTCCCTCAGCAGCGCGTGCCGCCAGCCCGCCCGGTCGTGGCCCGAGGGCGACCGCGCGATGCGCACCGTCGCACCGGCCCCCGCGGCCAGGCTCTCCACCAGCTCGCAGTGCGGAAGCATCCGCCGCTCATGCTCTCCCACGTCGAAGGCGACCCGCAGGCCGGACAGATCCGGCCCCTCCCGCAGCAGCTCGGCGAGAGACCCGCCGACCGGACCGCCCAGCGGGTCCGCGAGCTCCGCCGAACCGGGCGTCCACCAGCACGACGCCGACTGGCAGGCGACCCGCGACACCAGGTCCGGAAACCTGAGAGCCGCGTACAGGGCGCTCAGCCCGCCGAGGCTCTGCCCCGCGACCACCAGCCGCCCCGGGTCGGCGGGCACCCCGGAATCCGCCACCAGCGGCAGCAACTCGTCCCGGACCGCCTCCCACAGCTCCGGACGGCACCCGAACTCCGCCGTCCGGTCCCTGGCCGGCAGGAACACGAGGGTGACCGGCGGCATGTCACCGCCGGCGACCGCCGATTCGAACGCGGTCGTCGCCGGGTGCAGATGCAGCCAGTCGTCCCCGTCCAGCAGCACAACCACCGGCCCACCGCCGCCCACCGGGTGGACCCGCACCGTGCGCCGCCCGCCGAGCAGCCCACCGATCCAGCGCAACCGGGTGCGGGGCAGCGGCAGTACGTCGTCGGCGCCGACGGCCGGCCAGTGCGGCTGGGCCGGTGCGTCGGGCGTCGCGGCGATGGACCGGTCGCCGCCCGCCCCCACCGGGTTCAGCGGGTCGGCGTACGCCGCGCCGCCCACGCGGAACCAGTACGTCACCCGCAGCCGTGCGGGCATCCGCACCTCGGCGTACCAGCAGTCCGTGTCACCCCACCGGCGCAGCTCCACCGGTTCCGACCAGCTCTCGAAGACGACGCTCGCCGCCTCGGACCCGCGCCGCAGGAACAGCGTCGTCCAGCCGTCGCCGTCGGGTACCGCCACGGGCGCGCTCGCGGCCGCCCAGAAGCCGTCGCCGCCCGGTGTGCCGCGCAACCCGTACACGGCGAACGCCTCTTCCTCCACGAGCCTCATCGATGTCTCCTTGTGGAGCGGAAAGCGGGAAAGCTAAGCTCGATCTCGATTTAGGCGAGCCTAACCTAATGCATCGGGAGGCCCCGCGTATGAGCACCAACCCATTCGACGACGCAGACGGCCGTTTCCTCGTTCTCGTCAACGACGAGGGCCAGCACTCGCTCTGGCCGTCCTTCGCCCAGGTGCCCGGCGGGTGGACGACCGTCTTCGGGGAGGACTCCCGCGACGCCTGTCTCGCCTACGTCGAGGCCAACTGGACGGACCTGCGCCCCCGTTCCCTCACCCGTGCCACCGAGGCCTGAGGCACCGTGCTCCACACCCGGCTGACCAACGCCCGCTTCCTCACCATGGACCCCGGCCACCCCGTCGCCCACGACCTCGGCGTCTGGCGCGGCCGGATCGTGGGCCTCGACGACGCCGTGACGTCCCTGCCCGCCCGCGAGGTCGTCGACCTGCAGGGCGCCACCGTACTGCCGGGCTTCATCGACGCCCACGTCCACCTGGCCTGGACCGGGTTCAAGCAGAGCACCCCGAGCATCGCCGGGCGCACACGGATCGACGACGTCCTCGCCCGCGTCGAGGAGGCCGTCACCCGCACGGGTTCGCCCGGCACCTGGGTGAGCATCGCCGGATACGACCAGCGGGTGCTGGGCCGCCACCTGACCGCCGCCGAACTCGACAAGGTCAGCCACGGCCACAAGCTGTACGTGACGCACGACTCCGGACACGGCTGCGTCGTCAACTCCGCCGTCCTGGACCTGCTCCCCGCCGGCACCCCGCACGAGAACGGCTTCCTCGCCGAGGGGGCCATGGGCGCCGCCCGCGCGCTGCGGCTGCCGTACGCCCAGGAGGAGCTGGCCGAGGCGATCGGGCGGGCTGCCCGCACCTGCCTGGCCGAGGGGGTCACCGCCTGCGCCGAAGCGGGGATCGGCGGCGCCCTCCTGGGACACAGCCCGGTGGAACTGGGCGCCTACCAACTCGCCCGCGACAAGGGCCTGCTGCCGCTGAGGGTGCGGCTCATGGTGGCCGCCGACACCCTGCACCCGGTCGCCGCACACGAGCGCGACGGCATCCCCCGGTCGCTCGACCTGGGCCTGCGCACCGGCTTCGGCGACGACCGGCTGTCCGTCGGCGCGCTGAAGGTCTTCACCGACGGCGGCATGATGGCACGCACCGCCGCACTCACCGCCCCGTACCAAGGGCTGGACCACGCGGGCCAGTTGCAGGACGACCCGGACGTCATCGCCGGCACCATCGTGGACGGCCACCTCGCCGGCTGGCAGCTCGCCGTGCACGCGATCGGCGACCGTGCCGCCGACGTGGCCCTCGACGCCCTCGAACGCGCCCAGCGGCTGCGCCCGCGCCCCGACGTCCGGCACCGCGTCGAGCACGCCGGCCTGATCCGTCCCGACCAGCTCCCGCGCTTCGCACGGCTCGGCGTCAGCGCGGTCGTGCAGCCCAACTTCCTGCGGTACTTCGGCGACGACTACGCCGCGATCATGGGCGAGGAGCGCGCCCCCTGGCTCTACCGCGGCAGGGCCTTCCTGGACCACGGCGTCCCACTGGTGGGCAGCTCCGACCGCCCCGTCACGGACGGATCACCGCTGCGCGCCGTCCAGTTCATGGTCGAGCGCGCCTCCGAGTCCGGCCTGACCATCGGCCCCGAGGAGGGGATCACCGTCGACGAGGCCCTGCACGCCTACACGGTCGCCGCCGCCCACGCCTGCCACTGGGAGGACGACCTGGGCAGCCTCACCCCGGGCAAGCGGGCCGACCTGGTGGTGCTCGGCGACGACCCCAGGCGGGTCGGCACCTCGCGCATCGGGGACATCGAGGTCGTGGAGACGTACGTGGACGGCCTCCCGGCCGGAGGCCCGGCCGTGTGAGCCCGCCACTCCTGGACGGGACGCGTCGGAGAAATCCGGTCGACACGGCGACGGGCGACGCCGTTCCATGGCTTCGACCGCCCGCCGCCCGCAGCGGGCAGACGTCAGGAGACGTCCTTGCCGACCGGAAGCACTCCGGACCGCCCCTCGATCACCACCGAACTGGTGAGACACCTGGTGGACAGCCAGTTCCCGCAGTGGGCGGAACTGCCGTTGGAGCGGTTCGAACCGGCGGGCTCGGACCACGTGATCCACCGGCTCGGCGAAGACCTCGCCGTCCGGCTGCCCTGCCACGCCGGCGCCCTCGGGCAGGCGAGCAAGGACTCCGAGTGGCTGCCCAGGCTCGCCCCGCACCTGCCTCTGGCGATCCCGGTTCCCGTGGCGGTGGGC carries:
- a CDS encoding ABC transporter transmembrane domain-containing protein; amino-acid sequence: MTTADTKRPRPGSDILRTALRRNVGAMAGGTFLMGLYQAGETAFPIALGLIVEHTMRDRSPGSLGVSIAALAVIITTVSLSWRFGMRVLQKANTTEAHRWRVRVAECGLQPVARDVDLKSGEVLTIATEDADQTADIIEVVPLLISSLVAVLIAAVALGLADLRLGVLVIAGTVAILTVLSVMSGRIGSSTQEQQARVARAGAKVADLITGLRPLHGFGGNHAAFRSYRRVSTEAKRQAVTVAKVNGVYAGTALALNAVLAAAVTLTAGWLAFEGRINIGELVMAVGLAQFIMEPLKLFSEMPKYVMVARASAERMALVLNAPPVTTPGTERPAAGGGLEVDCVRHGALRELKFHVAAGEFVAIAAYQPRAAADLAAVLALRVPPDAYEGAVRVSGRDLADLSVEALRAQLLVNPYDGEIFAGTLRTNIDPSGTSRTVPEAVEASMLTDVVALHRDGLDHPVRDRGANLSGGQRQRLSLARALAADADVLVLRDPTTAVDAVTEQLIARNVAGLRRGRTTVVITSSPALLDVADRVLVLDDGVITAEDTHRNLLATDEGYCLAVAR
- a CDS encoding 50S ribosomal protein bL37 → MSSKRRRKKKARRKNGANHGSRPQS
- a CDS encoding alpha/beta hydrolase-fold protein yields the protein MRLVEEEAFAVYGLRGTPGGDGFWAAASAPVAVPDGDGWTTLFLRRGSEAASVVFESWSEPVELRRWGDTDCWYAEVRMPARLRVTYWFRVGGAAYADPLNPVGAGGDRSIAATPDAPAQPHWPAVGADDVLPLPRTRLRWIGGLLGGRRTVRVHPVGGGGPVVVLLDGDDWLHLHPATTAFESAVAGGDMPPVTLVFLPARDRTAEFGCRPELWEAVRDELLPLVADSGVPADPGRLVVAGQSLGGLSALYAALRFPDLVSRVACQSASCWWTPGSAELADPLGGPVGGSLAELLREGPDLSGLRVAFDVGEHERRMLPHCELVESLAAGAGATVRIARSPSGHDRAGWRHALLRDVAWALSGSYRRS
- a CDS encoding MbtH family protein, giving the protein MSTNPFDDADGRFLVLVNDEGQHSLWPSFAQVPGGWTTVFGEDSRDACLAYVEANWTDLRPRSLTRATEA
- a CDS encoding amidohydrolase, encoding MLHTRLTNARFLTMDPGHPVAHDLGVWRGRIVGLDDAVTSLPAREVVDLQGATVLPGFIDAHVHLAWTGFKQSTPSIAGRTRIDDVLARVEEAVTRTGSPGTWVSIAGYDQRVLGRHLTAAELDKVSHGHKLYVTHDSGHGCVVNSAVLDLLPAGTPHENGFLAEGAMGAARALRLPYAQEELAEAIGRAARTCLAEGVTACAEAGIGGALLGHSPVELGAYQLARDKGLLPLRVRLMVAADTLHPVAAHERDGIPRSLDLGLRTGFGDDRLSVGALKVFTDGGMMARTAALTAPYQGLDHAGQLQDDPDVIAGTIVDGHLAGWQLAVHAIGDRAADVALDALERAQRLRPRPDVRHRVEHAGLIRPDQLPRFARLGVSAVVQPNFLRYFGDDYAAIMGEERAPWLYRGRAFLDHGVPLVGSSDRPVTDGSPLRAVQFMVERASESGLTIGPEEGITVDEALHAYTVAAAHACHWEDDLGSLTPGKRADLVVLGDDPRRVGTSRIGDIEVVETYVDGLPAGGPAV